One part of the Moraxella sp. FZFQ2102 genome encodes these proteins:
- a CDS encoding IS6-like element IS26 family transposase: MNPFKGRHFQRDIILWAVRWYCKYGISYRELQEMLAERGVNVDHSTIYRWVQRYAPEMEKRLRWYWRNPSDLCPWHMDETYVKVNGRWAYLYRAVDSRGRTVDFYLSSRRNSKAAYRFLGKILNNVKKWQIPRFINTDKAPAYGRALALLKREGRCPSDVEHRQIKYRNNVIECDHGKLKRIIGATLGFKSMKTAYATIKGIEVMRALRKGQASAFYYGDPLGEMRLVSRVFEM, from the coding sequence ATGAACCCATTCAAAGGCCGGCATTTTCAGCGTGACATCATTCTGTGGGCCGTACGCTGGTACTGCAAATACGGCATCAGTTACCGTGAGCTGCAGGAGATGCTGGCTGAACGCGGAGTGAATGTCGATCACTCCACGATTTACCGCTGGGTTCAGCGTTATGCGCCTGAAATGGAAAAACGGCTGCGCTGGTACTGGCGTAACCCTTCCGATCTTTGCCCGTGGCACATGGATGAAACCTACGTGAAGGTCAATGGCCGCTGGGCGTATCTGTACCGGGCCGTCGACAGCCGGGGCCGCACTGTCGATTTTTATCTCTCCTCCCGTCGTAACAGCAAAGCTGCATACCGGTTTCTGGGTAAAATCCTCAACAACGTGAAGAAGTGGCAGATCCCGCGATTCATCAACACGGATAAAGCGCCCGCCTATGGTCGCGCGCTTGCTCTGCTCAAACGCGAAGGCCGGTGCCCGTCTGACGTTGAACACCGACAGATTAAGTACCGGAACAACGTGATTGAATGCGATCATGGCAAACTGAAACGGATAATCGGCGCCACGCTGGGATTTAAATCCATGAAGACGGCTTACGCCACCATCAAAGGTATTGAGGTGATGCGTGCACTACGCAAAGGCCAGGCCTCAGCATTTTATTATGGTGATCCCCTGGGCGAAATGCGCCTGGTAAGCAGAGTTTTTGAAATGTAA
- the aac(3)-IVa gene encoding aminoglycoside N-acetyltransferase AAC(3)-IVa, with translation MQYEWRKAELIGQLLNLGVTPGGVLLVHSSFRSVRPLEDGPLGLIEALRAALGPGGTLVMPSWSGLDDEPFDPATSPVTPDLGVVSDTFWRLPNVKRSAHPFAFAAAGPQAEQIISDPLPLPPHSPASPVARVHELDGQVLLLGVGHDANTTLHLAELMAKVPYGVPRHCTILQDGKLVRVDYLENDHCCERFALADRWLKEKSLQKEGPVGHAFARLIRSRDIVATALGQLGRDPLIFLHPPEAGCEECDAARQSIG, from the coding sequence GTGCAATACGAATGGCGAAAAGCCGAGCTCATCGGTCAGCTTCTCAACCTTGGGGTTACCCCCGGCGGTGTGCTGCTGGTCCACAGCTCCTTCCGTAGCGTCCGGCCCCTCGAAGATGGGCCACTTGGACTGATCGAGGCCCTGCGTGCTGCGCTGGGTCCGGGAGGGACGCTCGTCATGCCCTCGTGGTCAGGTCTGGACGACGAGCCGTTCGATCCTGCCACGTCGCCCGTTACACCGGACCTTGGAGTTGTCTCTGACACATTCTGGCGCCTGCCAAATGTAAAGCGCAGCGCCCATCCATTTGCCTTTGCGGCAGCGGGGCCACAGGCAGAGCAGATCATCTCTGATCCATTGCCCCTGCCACCTCACTCGCCTGCAAGCCCGGTCGCCCGTGTCCATGAACTCGATGGGCAGGTACTTCTCCTCGGCGTGGGACACGATGCCAACACGACGCTGCATCTTGCCGAGTTGATGGCAAAGGTTCCCTATGGGGTGCCGAGACACTGCACCATTCTTCAGGATGGCAAGTTGGTACGCGTCGATTATCTCGAGAATGACCACTGCTGTGAGCGCTTTGCCTTGGCGGACAGGTGGCTCAAGGAGAAGAGCCTTCAGAAGGAAGGTCCAGTCGGTCATGCCTTTGCTCGGTTGATCCGCTCCCGCGACATTGTGGCGACAGCCCTGGGTCAACTGGGCCGAGATCCGTTGATCTTCCTGCATCCGCCAGAGGCGGGATGCGAAGAATGCGATGCCGCTCGCCAGTCGATTGGCTGA
- a CDS encoding proline--tRNA ligase, with translation MKASQFLFATLKETPNDADIVSSQLMVRAGLIRKLASGLYVWMPMGLRVLKRVERIVREEMDGIGSQELLMTVTQPGELWHESGRWEDYGAELLRFKDRHQRDFVLGPTHEEVITDIARNELKSYKQLPVTFYQVQTKFRDEIRPRFGVMRAREFTMKDAYSFHIDKESLAQTYQDMYDAYSRVFSRLGLKFRAVQADTGSIGGFASHEFHVLADSGEDDIAFSSESEYAANVELAEAICTDVRQAPSQARQDVDTPNMPTCEAVAEHLGIALTQTVKTLIVKGAYSEENPDAPKLVALVLRGDHTLNEIKAEKIAAVHAPLTMASEEEIKAAGLIKGYISVDLTIPVYVDRAAAALSDFVSGANVEHKHTTGMNWERDAAITEIVDIRNVVDGDPSPDGKGVLSIKRGIEVGHIFQLGDKYSKALNCSVLGKEGKPVTLMMGCYGIGVSRIIAAAIEQNHDDNGIIWAEPQDKADSIAPFYVAIVPMKSKDGQAEQKADELYQTLKACGVNVLLDDRDERPGVKFADLELIGIPHRIVVSERNLAEGKYEYVNRANGEKVMLDLEEVLAKF, from the coding sequence ATGAAAGCCAGTCAATTTTTATTCGCCACATTAAAAGAAACGCCAAACGATGCCGACATCGTCTCAAGTCAGCTGATGGTGCGTGCCGGTCTGATTCGTAAGCTTGCATCAGGTCTGTATGTATGGATGCCAATGGGTCTAAGAGTGCTCAAGCGTGTGGAGCGTATCGTGCGTGAAGAGATGGACGGCATCGGTAGCCAAGAGCTACTTATGACCGTCACTCAGCCGGGTGAGCTGTGGCATGAGTCTGGCCGCTGGGAAGATTATGGCGCAGAATTGCTACGCTTTAAGGACCGCCATCAGCGTGATTTTGTGCTTGGCCCGACGCACGAAGAAGTCATCACCGACATCGCTCGCAATGAGCTTAAGAGCTACAAACAGCTACCGGTTACTTTTTATCAAGTACAAACCAAATTCCGTGACGAAATCCGCCCACGCTTTGGGGTGATGCGCGCTCGTGAATTTACCATGAAAGACGCCTATTCTTTCCACATTGACAAAGAATCACTGGCACAGACTTATCAAGATATGTACGATGCCTATAGCCGTGTCTTTAGCCGTCTGGGGCTCAAGTTCCGTGCGGTACAAGCGGACACAGGCTCTATCGGTGGCTTTGCATCGCATGAGTTTCATGTCCTAGCTGACAGCGGTGAAGATGATATCGCCTTCTCAAGCGAATCAGAGTATGCCGCCAATGTCGAGCTTGCCGAAGCTATCTGCACCGATGTCCGCCAAGCGCCAAGCCAAGCACGCCAAGATGTCGATACGCCAAATATGCCAACTTGTGAAGCAGTGGCAGAGCATCTGGGCATCGCCCTGACTCAGACGGTCAAGACCTTGATTGTCAAAGGTGCGTATAGCGAAGAAAATCCTGATGCACCAAAACTTGTGGCGCTCGTATTGCGTGGCGATCACACATTGAACGAAATCAAAGCCGAAAAAATCGCTGCCGTTCATGCACCACTAACCATGGCGAGCGAAGAAGAAATCAAAGCCGCCGGTCTAATCAAAGGCTATATCAGTGTCGATCTCACCATCCCTGTCTATGTCGATCGTGCCGCCGCTGCACTATCTGACTTCGTCTCAGGTGCCAATGTCGAGCATAAGCACACCACGGGTATGAACTGGGAGCGTGATGCCGCCATCACCGAAATCGTCGATATCCGCAATGTCGTCGATGGCGACCCATCACCAGATGGTAAAGGCGTGCTGTCTATCAAACGCGGTATCGAAGTTGGTCATATTTTCCAATTGGGTGATAAATACTCAAAAGCCCTGAACTGCTCGGTACTTGGCAAAGAAGGTAAGCCTGTAACCTTGATGATGGGTTGTTATGGTATCGGGGTGAGCCGTATCATCGCTGCCGCCATCGAACAAAACCATGATGACAATGGCATCATCTGGGCTGAGCCACAAGACAAAGCCGATAGCATCGCACCGTTTTATGTCGCTATCGTGCCGATGAAATCAAAAGACGGTCAAGCCGAACAAAAAGCCGATGAGTTGTACCAAACGCTCAAGGCTTGTGGTGTCAATGTACTGCTGGATGACCGTGATGAGCGTCCAGGCGTGAAGTTCGCTGATCTTGAGCTCATTGGTATCCCACATCGCATCGTCGTCTCTGAACGCAATCTTGCCGAAGGCAAATACGAATATGTCAATCGTGCCAATGGCGAAAAAGTGATGCTGGATCTTGAAGAAGTCTTGGCGAAGTTTTAA
- a CDS encoding DUF4230 domain-containing protein, whose translation MQIPQSKQTGNALVYVLLILVMVAILAMAGFWLVNKSDNYISTITKDGIITEIQTLSRLQTVAYSVDTIVTADKAGTWQNLWQDKQKGLFIIKGRVLAGVDLSGISAEMVQLSQTKNDKGETVDVVHITLPPSQVFEVFLDDIEVYDWQTGLFGTVAGDPKLFAQVQTDAKAEVLAKACQGDVLNLAMTSAAEQIKSLFMLTGSVVEVSTQGTGACKLATKTK comes from the coding sequence ATGCAAATTCCCCAAAGCAAACAAACAGGCAATGCACTCGTCTATGTACTACTCATCTTAGTGATGGTGGCGATTTTGGCGATGGCAGGGTTTTGGCTTGTCAATAAATCAGATAACTATATCAGTACCATCACCAAAGACGGTATCATCACCGAAATCCAAACGCTGTCACGCTTACAGACGGTCGCTTATAGCGTCGATACCATTGTGACGGCGGACAAGGCAGGCACTTGGCAAAATCTGTGGCAGGATAAGCAAAAAGGGCTATTCATCATCAAAGGGCGAGTGCTGGCAGGTGTGGATTTGAGCGGTATCAGCGCTGAGATGGTGCAGCTTAGCCAAACCAAGAATGACAAGGGCGAGACGGTGGATGTGGTACATATCACGCTGCCACCATCGCAGGTGTTTGAAGTGTTTTTGGATGACATCGAAGTCTATGACTGGCAAACAGGGCTATTTGGCACGGTGGCAGGTGACCCCAAGCTATTCGCCCAAGTGCAGACGGATGCCAAAGCCGAAGTGCTTGCCAAAGCTTGCCAAGGCGATGTGCTAAACCTTGCGATGACGAGCGCCGCCGAGCAAATCAAAAGTCTGTTTATGCTGACAGGTAGCGTGGTCGAAGTCAGCACCCAAGGCACAGGGGCGTGCAAGCTTGCAACCAAGACAAAATAA
- a CDS encoding phosphoribosylanthranilate isomerase, which yields MKKLKYCGLTRREDIQQAVALGVDAIGLVFYPPSPRAVSIEQAKQLAQAVPAFTSLVALVVNISDDELMTIAKGVAVDVIQFHGDESPDECQRQGSLVNKRWIKALRIDATRHTPTSILALIREYQMAGASSILLDAYHADKFGGTGERFDWSLIPTDSPLPIILAGGLTPDNVAMTADLPVYALDVSGGIESAKGIKDAHKMAEFAKNANGISANKNASKNC from the coding sequence ATGAAAAAACTTAAATATTGCGGATTGACTCGCCGTGAAGACATCCAGCAAGCAGTGGCACTCGGCGTTGATGCCATTGGCTTGGTCTTTTATCCGCCAAGCCCAAGAGCGGTCAGTATTGAACAGGCAAAACAGCTTGCCCAAGCAGTGCCTGCTTTTACCAGTCTTGTGGCACTCGTGGTGAATATCAGTGATGATGAGCTGATGACGATTGCCAAGGGTGTGGCGGTTGATGTCATTCAGTTTCATGGCGATGAGTCGCCTGATGAGTGTCAGCGTCAAGGTAGTCTTGTCAATAAACGCTGGATTAAGGCGCTGCGTATCGATGCCACACGCCACACGCCGACGAGCATCTTGGCACTCATCCGTGAGTATCAGATGGCGGGGGCGAGCTCGATTTTGCTGGATGCTTATCATGCGGATAAATTTGGTGGTACGGGTGAGCGATTTGATTGGTCGCTGATTCCTACCGATTCGCCTTTGCCGATTATTTTGGCAGGGGGATTGACGCCTGACAATGTCGCGATGACAGCGGATTTACCTGTGTATGCCTTGGATGTCAGCGGTGGTATTGAGTCTGCCAAGGGCATCAAGGATGCACACAAGATGGCAGAATTTGCTAAGAATGCCAATGGCATATCCGCCAATAAAAATGCGTCAAAAAATTGCTAA
- a CDS encoding SDR family NAD(P)-dependent oxidoreductase produces the protein MNIIVTGATAGFGEQIARDFVSAGHTVYGTGRRMDKLDALRAELGERFVPLCFDVSDAKAVQASLSAIDLASIDVLVNNAGLALGLEPAHRADLGDWQTMIDVNVKGLVTVTQLVLPFMVANNAGTVINIGSTAGNHPYFGANVYGASKAFVKQFSNNLRADLIGTRVRVTNIEPGMCGGTEFSNVRFKGDDDKAAAVYTGVEYLTAKDISNTVQWVVAQPWHVNINSIEMMPTAQTYAGLAVARDI, from the coding sequence ATGAACATCATCGTCACAGGGGCGACGGCAGGATTTGGCGAACAAATCGCCCGTGATTTTGTATCAGCAGGACATACCGTCTATGGCACTGGCAGACGCATGGATAAGCTAGACGCCTTGCGTGCTGAGCTTGGTGAGCGATTTGTGCCACTATGCTTTGATGTGTCAGATGCTAAAGCGGTGCAGGCAAGCTTATCAGCGATTGATTTGGCAAGCATTGATGTACTGGTGAATAATGCAGGGCTTGCTTTGGGGCTTGAGCCTGCTCATCGAGCGGATTTGGGTGATTGGCAGACGATGATTGATGTCAATGTCAAAGGGCTTGTGACGGTGACCCAGCTGGTGCTGCCGTTTATGGTGGCAAATAATGCCGGTACAGTGATTAATATTGGCTCAACGGCGGGCAATCATCCGTATTTTGGTGCCAATGTCTATGGTGCAAGTAAGGCATTTGTCAAGCAGTTTAGCAATAATCTGCGCGCTGACTTGATTGGCACTCGTGTGCGAGTGACCAACATCGAACCTGGAATGTGCGGTGGTACAGAGTTTAGCAATGTCCGCTTTAAGGGTGATGATGATAAAGCGGCAGCCGTCTATACGGGTGTGGAATATTTGACCGCCAAAGATATTAGCAATACTGTACAATGGGTGGTTGCTCAGCCATGGCACGTCAATATCAACTCGATTGAGATGATGCCGACAGCACAGACTTATGCAGGCTTGGCAGTGGCTCGAGATATTTAA
- the trpB gene encoding tryptophan synthase subunit beta: MTDVVNYNNYPDADGHFGVHGGRFVSETLMKALEELEVLYHQAKANPEFWAQFMADLTDYVGRPTPLYHARRLSDEIGGAQIYFKREDLNHTGAHKVNNTIGQALLAKMSGKKRIIAETGAGQHGVATATIAARLGLECIVYMGADDVERQKMNVYRMRLLGATVVPVTSGSRTLKDAMNEAMRDWVANVDSTYYIIGTVAGPHPYPLLVRDFQAIIGREARVQHLEKTGKLPDALVACVGGGSNAIGLFYDFLNDTEVAMYGVEANGLGIDTPHHAAPLQAGRIGVLHGNRTYLMCDDEGQILGTHSISAGLDYPGVGPEHSFLKDMNRVNYVGATDEEALHAFREVTRKEGIIPALESSHAVAYGMKLAATMRPDQSIIVNMSGRGDKDLHTVMKVDGINVD, translated from the coding sequence ATGACAGATGTAGTGAATTATAATAACTATCCTGATGCTGATGGGCATTTTGGTGTGCATGGTGGCCGTTTTGTGTCTGAGACCTTGATGAAAGCTTTGGAAGAGCTGGAAGTCTTGTATCATCAAGCCAAAGCCAATCCTGAATTTTGGGCGCAGTTTATGGCGGATTTGACCGATTATGTGGGTCGTCCGACACCGCTGTATCATGCTCGCCGTCTGTCGGATGAGATTGGTGGGGCGCAGATTTATTTTAAGCGTGAAGATTTGAACCACACAGGTGCGCACAAAGTAAATAACACCATCGGTCAAGCACTACTTGCCAAAATGAGTGGCAAAAAACGCATCATCGCCGAGACTGGTGCAGGTCAGCATGGCGTGGCGACGGCGACGATTGCGGCACGATTGGGGCTTGAATGTATCGTCTATATGGGTGCTGATGATGTCGAACGCCAAAAGATGAATGTCTATCGGATGCGTCTTTTGGGTGCAACGGTTGTGCCTGTGACCAGTGGCTCTCGCACGCTCAAAGATGCGATGAATGAAGCGATGCGTGACTGGGTCGCCAATGTTGATAGCACCTATTATATCATCGGCACAGTAGCAGGGCCGCATCCGTATCCGCTGTTGGTGCGTGATTTTCAGGCGATCATCGGCCGCGAAGCTCGTGTCCAGCATCTAGAAAAAACAGGCAAACTGCCTGATGCACTCGTGGCGTGCGTCGGTGGCGGTAGTAATGCCATTGGTCTATTTTATGATTTCTTAAATGATACTGAAGTGGCGATGTATGGTGTCGAAGCCAATGGACTAGGTATCGATACACCGCATCATGCCGCACCGCTACAAGCAGGTCGCATCGGTGTGCTGCATGGCAATCGTACCTATCTGATGTGTGATGACGAAGGACAAATCCTAGGCACGCACTCGATCTCAGCAGGGCTGGATTATCCAGGTGTTGGCCCTGAGCATAGTTTTTTAAAGGACATGAACCGTGTGAACTATGTTGGTGCAACCGATGAAGAAGCCCTGCACGCATTTCGTGAAGTCACCCGCAAAGAAGGTATCATCCCAGCGCTCGAAAGCTCGCACGCAGTGGCATACGGCATGAAGCTGGCTGCAACGATGCGTCCTGATCAGTCCATCATCGTCAATATGTCAGGCCGTGGCGATAAAGATCTGCACACAGTGATGAAAGTAGATGGGATTAATGTGGATTGA
- the trpA gene encoding tryptophan synthase subunit alpha, which produces MKTRIETTFENLKAQNKKALIPYIMAGDPHPLVTVDLMHKLVAHGADIIEVGLPFSDPMADGPVIAHAAERALAAGTSTRDAIEMVREFRKTNTTTPVLVMGYLNPVEIIGYDAFSDLCADAGVDAILMVDLPPKEAGDFPKKLTARTDNPMNQIFLLSPTTEAARRAKVIEDCSGFIYYVSLKGVTGSASLDVAAVSEQVQKIKAETDIPVCVGFGIRDGASAKALGAVADGVIVGSELVKNFAKIDASDEQAVAAAIDQLLAKMDELKSALAEV; this is translated from the coding sequence ATGAAAACCCGTATCGAAACAACCTTTGAGAATCTCAAAGCCCAAAATAAAAAAGCCCTAATTCCCTATATCATGGCAGGTGATCCACACCCTCTGGTGACGGTGGATTTGATGCACAAGCTTGTAGCACATGGGGCGGATATTATCGAAGTTGGTTTGCCATTTAGCGATCCGATGGCAGATGGTCCTGTGATTGCTCACGCGGCTGAGCGCGCCTTGGCAGCAGGCACAAGCACCCGTGATGCCATCGAGATGGTGCGAGAATTTCGCAAGACCAACACCACCACACCTGTGCTTGTGATGGGCTATCTAAACCCTGTTGAAATCATTGGCTATGATGCCTTTAGCGATCTATGTGCTGATGCTGGTGTGGATGCGATTTTGATGGTGGATCTGCCACCAAAAGAAGCAGGCGATTTTCCAAAGAAACTCACCGCACGCACTGATAATCCAATGAATCAAATTTTCCTGCTGTCACCGACCACCGAAGCGGCTCGCCGTGCCAAAGTGATCGAGGACTGTAGCGGATTTATCTATTATGTCTCGCTAAAAGGCGTCACAGGCTCAGCAAGTCTGGATGTGGCAGCGGTCTCTGAACAAGTCCAAAAAATCAAAGCCGAAACTGACATCCCTGTGTGTGTCGGCTTTGGTATTCGTGATGGCGCATCTGCCAAGGCGTTGGGTGCGGTGGCGGATGGGGTGATTGTCGGCAGTGAGCTTGTTAAAAACTTTGCCAAAATCGATGCATCCGATGAGCAAGCAGTTGCCGCCGCCATTGATCAGCTACTTGCCAAGATGGATGAGCTAAAATCGGCACTGGCAGAAGTGTAA
- the accD gene encoding acetyl-CoA carboxylase, carboxyltransferase subunit beta has protein sequence MSQSETATEPTIWLKRAVPGIKQTTVPTLTAVETEPSTECPECHSLTTNTALILNQYVCPECDHHLTMTARKRLEWFFDSVDAELGQEFTAGNPLNFVDSKPYPERMKEAQTKTGESEGLVVMAGKLKNLDVIACAFDFRFMGGSMGSVVGDRFVQAAEKALAERKPLVCFAASGGARMQEGLLSLMQMARTSAAIERLRLAGVPYVVILTNPVYGGVTASLAMLGDVHIAEPKAMIGFAGKRVIEQTVREVLDEPFQRAEFLLEKGTVDMVVHRHQLIDTTHRILAKLSKAAA, from the coding sequence ATGAGCCAAAGCGAAACTGCCACCGAGCCAACCATCTGGCTAAAGCGCGCTGTCCCTGGTATCAAACAAACCACTGTACCGACTTTGACAGCGGTAGAGACTGAGCCATCGACTGAGTGCCCTGAGTGCCATTCTCTGACCACTAATACAGCACTGATTTTGAATCAATATGTCTGCCCTGAGTGCGATCATCATCTGACCATGACGGCTCGTAAGCGTTTGGAGTGGTTCTTTGATAGTGTGGATGCTGAGCTGGGTCAAGAGTTCACTGCAGGCAACCCGCTAAACTTCGTCGATTCCAAGCCTTATCCTGAGCGTATGAAAGAAGCGCAGACCAAGACAGGTGAGTCTGAGGGCTTAGTGGTGATGGCAGGTAAGCTTAAGAATCTGGATGTCATTGCTTGTGCGTTTGATTTTCGCTTTATGGGTGGTTCGATGGGCTCAGTGGTGGGTGATCGATTTGTCCAAGCTGCCGAAAAAGCCTTGGCAGAGCGTAAGCCACTGGTCTGTTTTGCTGCATCAGGTGGTGCGCGTATGCAAGAGGGCTTATTATCGCTCATGCAGATGGCGCGCACCAGTGCTGCGATTGAGCGTCTAAGATTGGCTGGCGTGCCTTATGTGGTAATCCTAACTAATCCAGTCTATGGCGGGGTGACAGCAAGTCTTGCCATGCTTGGTGATGTCCATATCGCTGAGCCTAAGGCGATGATTGGCTTTGCAGGTAAGCGAGTGATCGAACAGACGGTGCGTGAAGTGCTTGATGAGCCGTTCCAGCGTGCTGAATTTTTGCTCGAAAAAGGCACGGTGGATATGGTGGTGCACCGTCATCAGCTGATTGATACCACGCATCGCATTTTGGCAAAATTATCCAAAGCCGCTGCATAA
- the folC gene encoding bifunctional tetrahydrofolate synthase/dihydrofolate synthase, whose product MSTKNLSQWLTYMGSIHVSAIDMGLERVLPVAKRLGVLKADLKKKPTIFTVAGTNGKGSTTATIAAICQSAGLKTALYQSPHLVSFTERVRIDGIEASDEALILAFEAVESARLAEGLSLSFFEMTTLAAFWLFKQADCDVWVLEIGLGGRLDVVNIIDPDVAVITNIGIDHVDWLGDDIEKIGAEKAGIIREGIPVILGSDSLPNSVYEAAATHHAKVYQLGKDYAYLAKDDGWIWSSASLTANLPLPKLSLQNAVNAVAAVQASGLSIEMNAIKAGLESVQLAGRFDRRVINDRQWIFDVAHNEDGIKFLLKQLTIAWQRHLVKHPDAKLYFLFSMLGDKDVSAVLKHIHLAMVGDALPSASWHTAAISHERAMDIDTLTGIMQACVPDIDMVVYENLDKATFGAIDASHPQDLIVAFGSFHTIGEALIALLGKPY is encoded by the coding sequence ATGAGTACAAAAAATCTTAGCCAATGGCTCACCTATATGGGCAGTATCCATGTATCCGCCATCGATATGGGGCTTGAGCGGGTATTGCCAGTTGCCAAGCGATTGGGTGTGTTAAAGGCAGATTTAAAAAAGAAGCCAACGATCTTTACTGTCGCAGGCACTAACGGCAAAGGCTCAACCACAGCGACCATCGCCGCCATCTGCCAAAGCGCAGGGCTAAAGACCGCCTTGTATCAATCACCGCATTTGGTGTCGTTCACAGAGCGAGTGCGGATTGATGGCATTGAGGCGAGTGATGAGGCGCTGATTTTGGCATTTGAAGCGGTGGAGTCGGCTCGTCTGGCTGAGGGCTTGTCATTGTCGTTTTTTGAGATGACAACTTTGGCGGCGTTTTGGCTGTTCAAGCAGGCGGACTGTGATGTTTGGGTGCTTGAGATTGGGCTAGGCGGACGATTGGATGTGGTCAATATCATCGATCCTGATGTGGCGGTGATTACCAATATTGGCATTGATCATGTGGATTGGCTGGGTGATGATATCGAAAAAATCGGTGCCGAAAAAGCCGGTATTATCCGTGAGGGTATTCCTGTGATTTTGGGCAGTGATAGCTTGCCAAATAGTGTGTATGAAGCAGCTGCCACGCATCATGCCAAGGTATATCAGCTTGGCAAAGATTATGCCTATCTTGCCAAAGATGATGGCTGGATTTGGTCATCGGCAAGTCTAACGGCAAACCTACCCTTGCCAAAATTATCCCTGCAAAATGCCGTCAATGCCGTGGCAGCGGTGCAGGCAAGTGGCTTATCTATCGAGATGAATGCGATAAAAGCAGGGCTAGAATCTGTACAATTGGCAGGGCGATTCGACCGTAGGGTGATTAATGATCGCCAGTGGATTTTTGATGTTGCCCACAATGAAGATGGCATTAAGTTTTTATTAAAACAGCTGACGATCGCGTGGCAGAGGCATCTTGTTAAGCACCCTGATGCCAAGCTGTATTTCTTATTCTCGATGCTTGGGGATAAGGATGTATCGGCAGTGCTCAAGCACATCCATCTAGCGATGGTTGGTGACGCATTGCCATCTGCAAGTTGGCATACGGCAGCCATCAGCCATGAGCGAGCGATGGATATTGATACGCTGACAGGCATCATGCAGGCGTGTGTGCCTGATATTGACATGGTGGTGTATGAGAATCTAGATAAGGCGACTTTTGGGGCAATTGACGCCAGCCACCCGCAAGATCTGATTGTAGCGTTTGGCTCATTTCATACGATTGGCGAAGCGTTGATCGCGCTTTTGGGTAAGCCGTATTGA